A portion of the Polaribacter cellanae genome contains these proteins:
- a CDS encoding glycoside hydrolase family 30 protein: MSCKTSSNKLLVEVFETSVNGNKLTKVSNFTSSKNASIIKLDTSKTFQTITGFGGAFTESSAYLLNKLGKKNRDTILKAYFSREGANYSLTRTHMNSCDFSLSQYSYSPVKEDINLKHFTIKEDKDDLIPMIKDAIKISKDGFKIIASPWTAAPWMKDNRKWVGGKLLPKYYDTWALFFLKYLNAYKEEGIDIWGFTVENEPHGNGNNWESMHYTPKEMTNFVQYHLGPKLEKDGFGNKVILGYDQNRAGLKEWVNSMYENEATSKYFNGTAIHWYESTYEVFPEALQYAHNKSPNKYLIETEGCVDSEVPEWKNDAWYWKKEATDWGWDWASAEDKYLHPKYAPVNRYARDIIGCLNNWVDGWIDWNMVLDTQGGPNWFKNWCVAPIIVNPKKNEVYFTPLYYIMAHFSKYIRPQAKVIGLENSDKNLQVTAAENPDHSIVVVVFNEGKAEKSFKILLGEKEIEIHINAQALQTIIIPN; encoded by the coding sequence ATGAGTTGTAAAACAAGTTCAAATAAATTATTAGTAGAAGTTTTTGAAACCTCCGTAAACGGAAATAAATTAACAAAAGTTTCAAATTTTACTTCAAGTAAAAATGCATCAATCATAAAACTAGATACTTCAAAAACCTTTCAAACTATTACTGGTTTTGGTGGCGCATTTACAGAATCTTCTGCCTATTTATTAAATAAATTAGGTAAAAAAAATAGAGATACAATTTTAAAGGCATATTTTTCAAGAGAAGGAGCTAATTATTCGTTAACAAGAACACACATGAATTCTTGTGATTTTTCCTTATCTCAATATTCTTATTCACCCGTAAAAGAGGATATAAATTTAAAGCATTTTACTATAAAAGAAGATAAAGATGATTTAATACCAATGATAAAAGATGCGATAAAAATCTCAAAAGATGGTTTTAAAATAATTGCGTCACCTTGGACAGCTGCTCCCTGGATGAAAGATAACAGAAAATGGGTTGGTGGTAAATTATTACCAAAATACTACGATACTTGGGCATTATTTTTCTTAAAGTATTTAAACGCTTACAAAGAAGAAGGTATTGATATTTGGGGCTTTACAGTAGAAAACGAGCCTCATGGAAATGGAAATAATTGGGAAAGTATGCATTATACGCCAAAAGAAATGACAAATTTTGTACAATACCATTTAGGACCAAAATTAGAAAAAGATGGGTTTGGTAATAAAGTTATCTTAGGATATGACCAAAATAGAGCTGGTTTAAAAGAATGGGTAAATTCCATGTATGAAAACGAAGCAACTTCAAAATATTTTAATGGAACGGCAATTCATTGGTATGAAAGTACGTACGAAGTTTTTCCTGAAGCCTTACAATATGCACATAATAAATCACCAAATAAATATTTAATTGAAACAGAGGGCTGTGTTGATTCTGAAGTTCCAGAATGGAAAAATGATGCTTGGTATTGGAAAAAAGAAGCAACAGATTGGGGTTGGGATTGGGCGTCGGCAGAAGATAAATATTTACATCCAAAATATGCACCAGTTAATAGGTATGCAAGAGATATTATTGGTTGTTTAAATAATTGGGTTGATGGTTGGATAGATTGGAATATGGTTTTAGACACGCAGGGTGGTCCAAACTGGTTTAAAAATTGGTGTGTTGCTCCAATAATTGTTAACCCCAAAAAAAACGAAGTTTATTTTACGCCACTTTATTATATCATGGCACATTTTAGCAAATATATCAGACCACAAGCAAAAGTTATTGGTTTAGAAAATTCTGATAAAAATTTACAAGTAACAGCAGCAGAAAACCCAGATCATTCAATTGTAGTTGTTGTTTTTAATGAAGGGAAAGCTGAAAAAAGCTTTAAAATCCTTTTAGGAGAAAAGGAAATAGAAATTCATATAAATGCGCAAGCACTTCAAACAATTATAATACCAAATTAA
- a CDS encoding MFS transporter: MSNHKTTVKNKVPFGQKVAFGIGMLANQMFPAVLGIFMVVLVQDLGFPGWMWGVLFFLPRVFDSITDPIMGFISDNTKSKWGRRRQYVFIGAIIMGASFIIMWQLHRENGIDYNFIYFLLWSFVFYLGLTIFSVPYVAMGYEMSNDFHERTNIMAVAQWIGQWAWVIAPWFWVIMYDKGWFKTAEIATRDLAIWVGIICMLFAMVPAIFIKSKPTLNENYSPLTIKNIGGSLKEILNGFKEAFKSEPFRKLCIATFFIFNAFNTIASFSFFIVVYYLFNGDAGAAGIWPTLFGSIGALATTFLVIPIVTKMSKIMGKKNAFLLSQGISIIGYILLWFLFIPGKPYMFIFALPFFSFGIGSLFTLMMSMTADVIDLDELNTGKRREGVFGAIYWWMVKFGFAIAGLLTGAIMTFVGFDASASVQAEGAVTGLRIFYSGFPILGTLIAMFIMRTYSVTEQKSREIRIELDKRVIVKRREINKRDNNIINNSEFHNVISVGEK, encoded by the coding sequence ATGTCAAATCACAAAACTACAGTTAAAAATAAAGTTCCATTTGGTCAAAAAGTTGCATTCGGAATAGGAATGTTGGCAAACCAAATGTTTCCAGCGGTTTTAGGAATATTTATGGTGGTTTTGGTACAAGATTTAGGTTTTCCAGGTTGGATGTGGGGTGTTTTATTTTTCTTACCAAGGGTTTTCGATTCAATTACAGATCCAATTATGGGATTTATTTCAGACAACACCAAATCAAAATGGGGCAGAAGGAGACAATATGTATTTATTGGTGCCATTATTATGGGCGCATCTTTTATAATTATGTGGCAATTACATCGCGAAAATGGTATCGATTATAATTTTATATATTTTTTACTTTGGTCTTTTGTATTTTATTTAGGACTCACAATTTTTAGTGTACCTTATGTAGCAATGGGGTATGAAATGAGTAATGATTTTCACGAACGTACAAATATAATGGCAGTTGCCCAATGGATTGGGCAATGGGCTTGGGTAATAGCGCCTTGGTTTTGGGTAATTATGTACGACAAAGGCTGGTTTAAAACGGCGGAAATCGCCACAAGAGATTTAGCAATTTGGGTCGGAATAATTTGTATGTTATTTGCAATGGTACCTGCTATTTTTATAAAAAGTAAACCTACATTAAATGAAAATTATTCTCCATTAACAATAAAAAATATTGGTGGAAGTTTAAAAGAAATATTAAACGGATTTAAAGAGGCTTTTAAATCAGAACCTTTTAGAAAATTATGTATTGCTACTTTTTTTATATTCAATGCATTTAATACCATTGCAAGTTTCTCCTTTTTTATAGTGGTGTATTATTTATTTAATGGAGATGCAGGAGCAGCAGGAATTTGGCCAACTTTATTTGGAAGTATTGGTGCCTTGGCAACTACTTTTTTAGTAATTCCTATAGTAACAAAAATGTCTAAAATAATGGGAAAAAAGAATGCATTTTTACTTTCACAAGGTATTTCAATTATTGGTTATATTTTATTATGGTTTTTATTCATTCCAGGAAAGCCATATATGTTTATTTTTGCGTTGCCATTTTTCTCATTCGGAATTGGAAGTTTATTCACTTTAATGATGTCTATGACAGCAGATGTAATTGATTTAGACGAATTAAATACAGGAAAGCGCAGGGAAGGGGTTTTTGGAGCTATTTACTGGTGGATGGTAAAATTTGGTTTTGCAATTGCAGGTTTGTTAACAGGAGCAATAATGACTTTTGTAGGCTTTGATGCAAGTGCTTCTGTACAAGCAGAAGGTGCTGTTACAGGACTGAGAATTTTTTATTCAGGTTTTCCAATTTTAGGAACTTTAATTGCTATGTTTATAATGCGTACTTATAGTGTTACTGAGCAAAAATCGAGAGAAATTAGAATAGAATTAGACAAGAGAGTAATTGTAAAAAGGAGGGAGATAAATAAAAGAGACAACAATATAATTAATAATAGTGAATTCCATAATGTAATTTCAGTTGGAGAGAAATAG
- a CDS encoding T9SS type A sorting domain-containing protein — MKNITLLIILLTTSLGYTQQQQYVFDFEAGSPNGVAANWFTFDNTPVAAEIVDNPDLDGVNATASKVMKVVVGPGNAFYAGVNNKWEDSKFGTWKIDTSVSNNLTLSIDVNKNYVGTVGIKMGTNSGGTSFQITDQNVGNTIVDEWQTLTWNLSGINFNGDLTNISQMVVFVHWTEGKPDREANSTIYIDNIKFNAEKLSDPATTGPTVALPLDFESVTTWVDFNGGVVTTETNPHNNADNNSANVGKMVKNADQPWGGSSIVLSSAMDFATNDTFTMKVYSPRVGAKVLVKVENSGDSGINFEKEVLTTKANAWETLTFDYSAIDKTKSYDKFVTIFDNGTMGDGSANFTFYIDDITLSKSGTTSPTVALPLDFESATTWVDFNGGVVTTETNPYNNADNNSANVGKMVKNADQPWGGSSIVLSSAMDFATNDTFTMKVYSPRVGAKVLVKVENSGDSGINFEKEVLTTKANAWETLTFDYSAIDKTKSYDKFVTIFDNGTMGDGSANFTFYIDDITLSKSGTTSPTVALPLDFESATTWVDFNGGVVTTETNPYNNADNNSANVGKMVKNADQPWGGSSIVLSSAMDFATNDTFTMKVYSPRVGAKVLVKVENSGDSGINFEKEVLTTKANAWETLTFDYSAIDKTKSYDKFVTIFDNGTMGDGSANFTFYIDDITLLNSATASIKDNTLANVSLYPNPATSFVTISAENTIEKLSVFNILGKVVKTISVNNTSKNIDVSDLNSGIYLIKFTVNNSVGTAKFIKR; from the coding sequence ATGAAAAATATTACTTTACTAATCATTTTATTAACAACATCTTTAGGTTATACTCAACAACAGCAATATGTTTTTGATTTTGAAGCAGGTAGTCCTAATGGTGTCGCTGCCAATTGGTTTACGTTTGATAATACTCCAGTAGCAGCAGAAATTGTTGATAATCCAGATTTAGATGGGGTGAATGCTACAGCTTCAAAAGTTATGAAAGTTGTTGTTGGTCCAGGAAATGCATTTTATGCAGGCGTAAATAACAAATGGGAAGATTCAAAATTTGGAACATGGAAAATAGATACAAGTGTTTCTAATAACTTAACCTTAAGTATAGACGTTAATAAAAATTATGTTGGTACTGTTGGTATTAAAATGGGAACTAATTCTGGTGGAACATCTTTTCAAATAACAGATCAGAATGTTGGAAATACAATTGTTGATGAATGGCAAACCTTAACTTGGAATCTTTCAGGAATTAATTTTAATGGAGATTTAACTAATATTAGTCAGATGGTAGTATTTGTTCATTGGACAGAGGGAAAGCCAGATAGAGAAGCAAATAGTACTATTTATATTGATAATATTAAATTTAATGCAGAGAAATTATCAGATCCAGCAACAACAGGTCCAACAGTAGCTTTACCTTTAGATTTCGAAAGTGTAACTACTTGGGTAGATTTTAATGGAGGCGTTGTAACTACAGAAACAAACCCACACAACAATGCAGATAACAATTCTGCAAATGTTGGTAAAATGGTTAAAAATGCAGACCAACCTTGGGGAGGAAGTTCAATCGTTTTAAGTTCGGCGATGGATTTTGCAACAAACGATACCTTTACAATGAAAGTATATTCGCCAAGAGTAGGCGCAAAAGTTTTGGTAAAAGTAGAAAACTCTGGCGATTCAGGAATCAACTTCGAAAAAGAAGTGTTAACCACAAAAGCAAATGCATGGGAAACATTAACGTTCGATTATTCAGCAATAGATAAAACAAAATCGTACGATAAGTTTGTTACAATTTTCGATAATGGAACGATGGGAGATGGTTCTGCAAATTTCACTTTTTATATAGATGATATTACCTTATCAAAATCAGGAACAACGAGCCCAACAGTAGCTTTACCTTTAGATTTCGAAAGCGCAACTACTTGGGTAGATTTTAATGGAGGCGTTGTAACTACAGAAACAAACCCATACAACAATGCAGACAACAATTCTGCAAATGTTGGTAAAATGGTTAAAAATGCAGACCAACCTTGGGGAGGAAGTTCAATCGTTTTAAGTTCGGCGATGGATTTTGCAACAAACGATACCTTTACAATGAAAGTATATTCGCCAAGAGTAGGCGCAAAAGTTTTGGTAAAAGTAGAAAACTCTGGCGATTCAGGAATTAACTTCGAAAAAGAAGTGTTAACCACAAAAGCAAATGCATGGGAAACATTAACGTTCGATTATTCAGCAATAGATAAAACAAAATCGTACGATAAGTTTGTTACAATTTTCGATAATGGAACGATGGGAGATGGTTCTGCAAATTTCACTTTTTATATAGATGATATTACCTTATCAAAATCAGGAACAACGAGCCCAACAGTAGCTTTACCTTTAGATTTCGAAAGCGCAACTACTTGGGTAGATTTTAATGGAGGCGTTGTAACTACAGAAACAAACCCATACAACAATGCAGACAACAATTCTGCAAATGTTGGTAAAATGGTTAAAAATGCAGACCAACCTTGGGGAGGAAGTTCAATCGTTTTAAGTTCGGCGATGGATTTTGCAACAAACGATACCTTTACAATGAAAGTATATTCGCCAAGAGTAGGCGCAAAAGTTTTGGTAAAAGTAGAAAACTCTGGCGATTCAGGAATTAACTTCGAAAAAGAAGTGTTAACCACAAAAGCAAATGCATGGGAAACATTAACGTTCGATTATTCAGCAATAGATAAAACAAAATCGTACGATAAGTTTGTTACAATTTTCGATAATGGAACGATGGGAGATGGTTCTGCAAATTTCACTTTTTATATAGATGATATTACTTTGTTAAATTCTGCAACAGCAAGTATTAAAGATAATACTTTAGCAAATGTTAGTTTATATCCAAATCCAGCAACAAGTTTTGTAACAATTTCTGCGGAAAATACTATCGAAAAGTTAAGTGTATTTAATATTTTAGGAAAAGTGGTAAAAACGATTTCTGTAAATAACACTTCTAAAAATATCGATGTTTCAGATTTGAATTCAGGAATTTACCTAATTAAATTCACTGTTAACAATTCAGTTGGAACTGCTAAATTTATAAAGAGATAG
- a CDS encoding RtcB family protein: protein MGNKLKGKDLIKLGFPKNNSINIALGQINRYRKREAKERILEEAKEVLLTPEKFQGNAIWGKVAEGLVKPVEVKMHQLKNTRVPFSIYGKNEIDEQAKFQLYDALKLPITVQGSLMPDAHYGYGLPIGGVLATDNAVIPYGVGVDIGCRMCLTVYPIPVSFLKGKQHQFENILKDHTKFGMRETHVKKNDHEIFYRNEFTEIPLIKRLKDKAYKQLGTSGSGNHFVEFGTVAITENNDEFGLEIGEYIGVLSHSGSRGLGANIAKHYTYLATKQCHLPKNVQHLAWLDLFTHDGQEYWQAMNLAGDYAKACHDDIHSRIAKLIGSKPVAKIENHHNFAWKETVNGKECIVHRKGATPAKTNELGIIPGSMTAPGFIVRGLGNAASLQSASHGAGRKHSRRKCKEKFTKSDIMHQLKMNDVTLIGGGIDEAPMAYKDIKKVMANQQELVEVLGTFTPKIVRMDR, encoded by the coding sequence ATGGGAAATAAACTAAAAGGAAAAGACTTAATCAAATTAGGCTTTCCAAAGAATAATAGTATCAATATTGCTTTAGGGCAAATTAATAGATACAGAAAAAGAGAAGCAAAAGAGCGCATTTTAGAAGAAGCCAAAGAAGTTTTATTAACTCCTGAAAAGTTTCAAGGAAATGCCATTTGGGGAAAAGTTGCAGAAGGTTTGGTAAAACCAGTGGAAGTAAAAATGCATCAATTAAAAAATACCAGAGTTCCATTTTCTATCTATGGCAAAAACGAAATTGATGAGCAAGCAAAGTTTCAGTTGTATGATGCTTTAAAATTACCAATAACAGTGCAAGGATCTTTAATGCCAGATGCACATTATGGTTATGGTTTACCAATTGGCGGAGTTTTAGCCACAGATAATGCAGTAATTCCTTATGGAGTAGGTGTAGATATTGGTTGCAGAATGTGTTTGACGGTTTATCCAATTCCAGTTTCATTTTTGAAAGGGAAACAACATCAATTTGAAAATATTTTAAAAGATCATACAAAATTCGGAATGCGAGAAACGCACGTTAAAAAAAATGATCACGAAATATTTTATAGAAATGAGTTTACAGAAATTCCGTTAATAAAACGTTTAAAAGACAAAGCGTATAAACAATTAGGAACTTCAGGAAGTGGCAATCACTTTGTAGAGTTTGGTACAGTTGCTATCACAGAAAACAACGACGAATTCGGATTGGAAATTGGCGAGTATATAGGCGTTTTATCACACAGTGGTTCACGAGGTTTGGGTGCAAATATTGCAAAACATTACACGTATTTGGCAACCAAACAATGCCATTTACCCAAAAATGTACAGCATTTGGCTTGGTTAGATTTATTTACACATGATGGACAAGAATATTGGCAAGCAATGAATTTAGCAGGAGATTATGCCAAGGCTTGTCATGATGATATTCACTCAAGAATTGCAAAATTAATCGGTTCAAAACCTGTAGCAAAAATTGAGAATCATCACAATTTTGCTTGGAAGGAAACCGTAAATGGTAAAGAATGCATTGTACATAGAAAAGGAGCAACACCAGCAAAAACAAACGAGTTGGGTATCATTCCAGGATCTATGACAGCACCAGGTTTTATAGTTCGTGGTTTGGGAAATGCAGCGAGTTTGCAATCTGCTTCACATGGAGCAGGTAGAAAACATTCTCGCAGAAAGTGTAAAGAAAAGTTTACTAAAAGTGATATCATGCATCAATTAAAAATGAACGATGTTACACTAATTGGAGGTGGAATTGATGAAGCACCAATGGCGTATAAAGACATTAAAAAAGTGATGGCAAATCAGCAAGAATTGGTAGAGGTGTTAGGCACATTTACACCAAAAATTGTAAGAATGGATAGATAA
- the prfH gene encoding peptide chain release factor H: protein MKTKIIQISAGKGPLECAFVVAKVLKIFLKELANNKIDYTILHKENGIENGTVQSVSIQIKGKNLTDFTTNWLGTIQWIGSSTFRKFHKRKNWFIGCFEVESSQLLEINENEIQFQAIRSSGAGGQHVNKVSSAIRAKHISTGIQVLVMDSRSQHQNKKIAIQRLQQKIAEFNSIQQKEQLKNQWENHQEIERGNPVRVFKGTDFKAVKKEKSFKNKRNELKNDLRKQLE from the coding sequence ATGAAAACTAAAATAATACAAATATCAGCAGGAAAAGGCCCTTTAGAATGTGCTTTTGTAGTTGCAAAAGTGTTAAAAATATTCCTAAAAGAATTGGCAAACAATAAGATTGATTATACAATTCTACATAAAGAAAACGGAATAGAAAATGGCACAGTGCAATCTGTAAGCATTCAAATTAAAGGAAAAAATCTTACTGATTTTACAACAAATTGGTTGGGTACCATTCAGTGGATTGGATCCTCAACATTTAGAAAATTTCACAAACGTAAAAACTGGTTTATTGGTTGTTTTGAAGTTGAAAGTTCGCAATTATTAGAAATTAACGAGAATGAAATTCAATTTCAAGCCATTAGAAGTTCTGGAGCAGGTGGTCAGCACGTAAATAAAGTAAGTTCTGCAATAAGAGCAAAACATATTTCAACTGGAATCCAGGTTTTGGTTATGGACAGCAGGTCTCAACATCAAAATAAAAAAATAGCGATTCAGAGATTACAGCAAAAAATAGCAGAATTTAATTCAATACAACAAAAAGAACAATTGAAAAATCAGTGGGAAAATCACCAAGAAATAGAAAGGGGAAATCCTGTGAGAGTTTTTAAAGGGACTGATTTTAAAGCAGTAAAAAAAGAAAAATCATTTAAAAATAAAAGAAATGAGCTAAAAAATGATTTACGAAAACAATTGGAGTAA
- a CDS encoding tetratricopeptide repeat protein → MGTLVNNYVFKALENYPYDLEEVMEALNYALSYDDKNTMALTLMGRVYAEKLYKYEEAISYFKQALAENINAFEIYIPYIKVLLWNEDYKEAEEFINFGLTVKGSDKALLYVKKAILYEQLKNYKKALTFIKLAKEHTYNSEFMESIDEEKTRIKGKMPKKKNAKSSKNDKKRKKKKK, encoded by the coding sequence ATGGGAACATTAGTAAACAATTATGTATTTAAAGCATTAGAAAACTACCCTTACGATTTAGAAGAAGTAATGGAAGCGTTGAATTATGCCCTGTCTTATGACGATAAAAACACAATGGCTTTAACTTTAATGGGAAGAGTTTATGCAGAGAAACTTTATAAATACGAGGAAGCAATCTCTTATTTTAAACAAGCTTTAGCAGAAAATATTAACGCTTTTGAAATCTATATACCTTATATAAAAGTACTTTTATGGAACGAAGATTATAAAGAAGCAGAAGAATTTATCAATTTTGGATTAACAGTAAAAGGTTCGGACAAAGCGTTATTGTATGTAAAGAAAGCTATTTTATATGAACAATTAAAAAATTATAAAAAAGCGCTGACTTTCATAAAACTGGCAAAAGAGCACACGTATAATTCAGAATTTATGGAAAGTATAGATGAAGAAAAAACAAGAATTAAAGGTAAAATGCCAAAGAAAAAGAATGCAAAATCATCTAAAAATGATAAAAAACGTAAGAAAAAGAAAAAATAA
- a CDS encoding slipin family protein has product MKRVRINAGKVGLVFKNGEFKNVITQGTHWLFLNQNVLVYDLTQEFYASVAIEILLKNAILTEMLEVVEVKDAELVLVYENNNFKRVLTAGRYFFWKGFINREFQKIDTSKIYITENIDKALFSNFEMNKYIRLFEVATFEKAILLIDDVYTKTLTGGAYRFWKNDTTIKIAKADMRQLQLEIAGQELLTKDKASVRINFYTQYKVVDIEKALLDNKDYEKQLYILMQLALRSYVGGFTLDELLENKENIANAVFEEVSKNTAQLGVKVLNCGMRDVILTGDMKEIMNQVLIAQKKAQANVITRREETASTRSLLNTAKLMEDNEMLFKLKEMEYVEKIADKIGEITVSGNGNMVKQLKEIFSVNK; this is encoded by the coding sequence ATGAAAAGAGTAAGAATTAATGCAGGAAAAGTAGGTTTGGTCTTCAAAAATGGAGAATTTAAAAACGTAATTACTCAAGGAACTCATTGGTTATTTTTAAATCAGAATGTTTTAGTTTACGATTTAACGCAAGAGTTTTATGCATCTGTAGCCATAGAAATTTTGTTAAAAAATGCAATTTTAACAGAGATGTTAGAGGTTGTTGAAGTAAAAGATGCAGAATTGGTTTTAGTATACGAAAATAACAACTTTAAAAGAGTGTTAACTGCTGGTAGATATTTCTTTTGGAAAGGTTTTATCAATAGAGAATTTCAAAAAATAGATACAAGCAAAATATATATTACGGAGAATATCGATAAAGCTTTGTTTAGCAATTTTGAAATGAATAAATACATCAGATTATTTGAAGTTGCCACATTCGAAAAAGCAATTTTATTAATTGATGATGTGTATACAAAAACCTTAACAGGTGGAGCATACAGATTCTGGAAAAACGATACCACCATTAAAATAGCAAAAGCAGATATGAGACAATTGCAATTGGAAATCGCAGGCCAAGAATTGTTAACGAAAGACAAAGCGAGTGTAAGAATAAACTTTTACACACAATATAAAGTGGTTGATATAGAAAAAGCGTTGTTAGATAACAAAGATTACGAAAAGCAATTATACATTTTAATGCAGTTGGCTTTAAGAAGTTATGTTGGTGGTTTTACGTTGGATGAGTTGTTAGAAAACAAAGAAAATATTGCCAACGCAGTTTTTGAAGAAGTTTCTAAAAATACAGCCCAATTAGGCGTAAAAGTATTGAATTGCGGTATGAGAGATGTAATTTTAACTGGAGATATGAAAGAGATTATGAATCAAGTTTTAATTGCGCAAAAGAAAGCGCAAGCAAATGTAATTACCAGAAGAGAGGAAACAGCTTCTACCAGAAGTTTGTTAAATACTGCTAAGTTAATGGAAGATAACGAAATGTTATTTAAGTTGAAAGAAATGGAGTATGTAGAGAAGATTGCTGATAAAATTGGCGAGATTACTGTCTCTGGAAATGGTAATATGGTAAAGCAATTAAAAGAAATTTTTTCTGTGAATAAGTAA
- a CDS encoding metallophosphatase domain-containing protein, whose translation MKIVLISDTHGNHNIRIPEGDVLIHAGDVSSRGRKTEIDAFIKWFQSQPHKHKIFIAGNHDFYFEEATQNNIKINYPNLMYLNDSGCEIDGIKFWGSPIQPTFFNWAFNRNRGNEIKKHWDLIPNNTDILITHGPPHKILDLTKNEEYAGCEELKKKVLEIQPKLHVFGHIHEAYGKTTRNNTLFVNASLLDERYQNVNTPIEIEL comes from the coding sequence ATGAAAATCGTCCTAATTTCAGACACACATGGTAATCATAACATTCGAATTCCAGAAGGTGATGTTTTAATTCACGCTGGTGATGTTTCTTCACGTGGCAGAAAAACAGAAATTGATGCTTTTATAAAGTGGTTTCAATCTCAACCACACAAACACAAAATTTTTATTGCTGGAAATCACGACTTTTATTTTGAAGAAGCTACACAAAACAACATTAAAATAAACTATCCAAATCTTATGTATTTAAACGATTCTGGTTGTGAAATTGACGGAATTAAGTTTTGGGGCTCTCCAATTCAGCCTACCTTTTTTAATTGGGCATTTAACAGAAATAGAGGAAATGAAATTAAAAAACATTGGGATTTAATTCCGAATAACACAGATATTTTAATTACTCATGGACCACCACATAAAATTTTAGATCTCACAAAAAACGAGGAATATGCTGGTTGCGAAGAGCTAAAAAAGAAGGTTTTAGAAATTCAACCAAAATTACATGTTTTTGGTCATATCCATGAAGCGTATGGAAAAACGACTCGAAATAACACCCTTTTTGTAAATGCTTCTTTGTTAGACGAAAGATATCAAAACGTAAATACTCCTATTGAAATTGAACTTTAA
- a CDS encoding helix-turn-helix transcriptional regulator: MASNKNALIRYKTIDYCLRNKFKKWTLDDLIEACSDALYEYEGKDVNVSKRTIQLDIQLMRSDKLGYNAPIEVYNRRFYKYSDKDYSIMNIPVTDNDVKIMNDAIQLLRQFKDFSLFKEMDGVLQRLEDSVYSSQKDKKSIIHLDKNEQLKGLEFIDPLYNAIQQKKVLKIRYQSFKAHNASDMIVHPQLLKEFNNRWFLLCLNKRKYYTLALDRIIEASIEENIEYVDNNVDGDTYYKDVIGATVSNSRPQRIQFWIEKKNAPYVITKPFHKSQRVIKYTDDGVIFNIFVQINFELERKILGFGELIEVLKPGKFRNRILGKLHQATANYK, from the coding sequence ATGGCATCAAACAAAAATGCGCTTATTAGATATAAAACCATTGATTATTGTTTGCGAAACAAGTTTAAAAAATGGACTTTAGACGACTTAATTGAAGCCTGTTCTGATGCTTTGTACGAATATGAAGGCAAAGATGTAAATGTAAGTAAACGTACCATTCAGTTAGATATTCAGCTAATGCGAAGTGATAAATTGGGATATAACGCACCAATTGAGGTTTACAACAGGCGTTTTTATAAATATTCTGATAAAGATTACAGCATTATGAATATTCCTGTGACAGATAATGATGTAAAAATTATGAATGACGCCATTCAATTATTGCGTCAGTTTAAAGATTTTTCTTTATTTAAAGAAATGGACGGGGTTTTACAACGTTTGGAAGATTCTGTTTATTCATCACAAAAAGACAAAAAATCGATTATTCATCTAGACAAAAACGAACAATTAAAAGGATTGGAATTTATAGATCCTTTGTACAATGCTATTCAGCAGAAAAAAGTTTTAAAAATTCGATATCAATCTTTTAAAGCACATAATGCAAGTGATATGATTGTGCATCCTCAATTATTGAAAGAATTTAACAATCGCTGGTTTTTATTGTGTTTGAACAAAAGGAAATATTATACGTTAGCTTTAGATAGAATTATCGAAGCTTCTATAGAAGAAAATATAGAATATGTTGATAATAATGTTGATGGAGACACTTACTATAAAGATGTAATTGGAGCCACCGTTTCAAATTCAAGACCTCAAAGAATTCAATTTTGGATAGAAAAAAAGAATGCACCATACGTAATTACAAAACCTTTTCATAAATCGCAAAGAGTTATAAAATATACTGATGATGGTGTTATTTTCAACATTTTTGTGCAAATTAATTTTGAATTAGAACGTAAAATTCTTGGTTTTGGAGAACTGATAGAAGTTTTAAAACCAGGAAAATTTCGTAACAGAATTTTAGGAAAATTACATCAAGCGACTGCGAATTACAAATAA